From the genome of Spinacia oleracea cultivar Varoflay chromosome 2, BTI_SOV_V1, whole genome shotgun sequence, one region includes:
- the LOC110799249 gene encoding beta-glucosidase 12, which produces MGHSCGIGMHLGYKHFSIYSHDHEKVTNSSIFQIKKLNSNYTNKNYKRPLLCNNALDNNNAADNLVAAPVPPHKISTMVPQTLAQQTAFKDGSTSMSVVLAPGLEPATIVIPTHVKRSDFPPGFVFGASTSAFQTEGNGKEGGRAPSTWDSMISSGGNQMAIDSYSLYQDDVQLLKDMGMTAYRFSISWSRILPYAGVDNSFVNQQGIDFYNNLINQLIDNGITPFVTMFHFDLPQSVQDKYSGFLSEDIIKDFKYYADVCFKNFGDRVKNWITINEPYNFGSFGFKTGLPADNTIDPSPYVATHNIILSHAAVVQHYRDTYQEIQDGKIGISLSSLWFEPYDRKNGHHIEAQKASLEMMLGWYMDPLVNGEYPKVMQDLVIGGLPKFTPEQKAMVQGSFDFIGLNYYTARYVTPSHISTIDTTYGQCRTEFIEQGVQNKEGTYIGTPAPQSNDIYVVPTGLRDLLIYVKHRYNNPEVYVTENGVPATPTITGSIKDLAANKNIEEIREALLDEYRIKDINEHLFNLREALADITKEDGKSVSTNVKGYFVWSLADNMEVDVGGYQTRYGLNYVDYLDRHRRYRKASSMWFTHFMAPSTQQ; this is translated from the exons ATGGGTCACTCTTGTGGAATTGGAATGCATCTAGGGTATAAGCATTTCTCCATTTATTCCCATGATCATGAAAAGGTTACCAATAGCTCAATCTTCCAAATAAAGAAGCTAAACTCAAACTATACCAACAAAAACTACAAAAGGCCCTTGTTATGCAATAATGCCCTTGATAATAATAACGCTGCAGATAATCTGGTGGCGGCGCCAGTGCCACCACATAAGATATCGACGATGGTGCCACAAACACTAGCACAACAAACAGCATTTAAGGATGGTAGCACTAGTATGTCTGTGGTGTTGGCTCCTGGCTTGGAGCCTGCCACCATTGTTATACCAACTCACGTTAAAAGATCTGATTTTCCTCCTGGTTTCGTATTTGGTGCCTCCACTTCTGCCTTTCAG ACTGAAGGAAATGGAAAAGAAGGTGGAAGAGCACCAAGTACCTGGGATTCCATGATTTCGAGTGGCGGGAACCAGATGGCTATTGATTCATACAGTCTCTATCAG GATGATGTTCAGCTATTGAAAGACATGGGCATGACTGCTTATAGGTTCTCCATTTCATGGTCCAGAATATTACCTT ATGCGGGTGTCGACAACAGTTTCGTCAATCAACAAGGAATTGACTTCTATAATAACTTGATCAATCAACTGATTGATAACG GAATCACCCCTTTCGTGACGATGTTTCACTTCGACCTCCCCCAAAGTGTACAAGACAAATATAGCGGTTTTTTGAGCGAGGATATAAT AAAGGACTTCAAATACTACGCGGATGTATGTTTTAAGAACTTTGGTGATCGGGTTAAGAATTGGATAACTATAAATGAACCCTATAATTTTGGTTCATTCGGGTTCAAAACAGGGCTGCCTGCAGACAATACAATTGATCCAAGCCCATATGTTGCCACCCACAACATCATCCTATCTCATGCTGCCGTTGTCCAACATTACAGAGATACTTACCAG gaaATTCAAGATGGAAAGATTGGAATTTCACTATCATCTTTGTGGTTCGAGCCTTATGACAGGAAAAATGGACACCATATAGAGGCCCAAAAGGCATCTTTAGAAATGATGTTGGGTTG GTACATGGATCCGCTGGTGAATGGTGAATACCCGAAAGTAATGCAGGATCTTGTAATCGGGGGGCTTCCAAAGTTTACCCCAGAGCAAAAGGCAATGGTGCAAGGTTCTTTCGACTTCATAGGCCTCAACTATTATACTGCAAGATATGTCACACCCTCTCACATATCCACTATTGACACCACCTATGGACAGTGTCGTACGGAGTTCATAGAGCAAGGAG TGCAAAATAAGGAAGGAACGTACATTGGGACTCCAGCTCCACAAAGCAACGATATTTATGTGGTTCCTACAGGACTGAGAGACTTGTTGATTTACGTTAAGCACAGATACAACAACCCAGAAGTATATGTAACTGAAAATG GTGTTCCTGCAACGCCCACAATTACGGGATCCATTAAGGATTTAGCAGCAAATAAAAACATCGAAGAAATCCGAGAAGCACTTCTTGATGAGTATCGGATCAAGGATATTAACGAGCATCTCTTCAATCTTCGTGAAGCTTTAGC GGACATTACAAAAGAGGACGGAAAATCAGTGAGTACAAATGTGAAGGGATACTTTGTATGGTCTTTGGCAGATAATATGGAAGTGGATGTGGGAGGATACCAAACACGCTATGGCCTTAACTATGTTGATTATCTTGATAGGCATAGACGTTATCGTAAGGCGTCTTCCATGTGGTTCACTCATTTCATGGCTCCCTCCACTCAACAATGA